One Clavibacter zhangzhiyongii genomic region harbors:
- a CDS encoding GlsB/YeaQ/YmgE family stress response membrane protein, with the protein MLGLIISLIVVGLIAGFIARAVVPGRQNLGILKTILLGIVGSFVGGFLGFLIFQHDVMDGFLQPAGIIGSIIGAIIVLLIYVKVGGRSNRSVRR; encoded by the coding sequence ATGCTCGGACTCATCATCAGCCTCATCGTCGTCGGCCTGATCGCCGGCTTCATCGCCCGCGCGGTCGTGCCCGGCCGCCAGAACCTCGGCATCCTCAAGACGATCCTGCTCGGCATCGTCGGCTCGTTCGTCGGCGGCTTCCTCGGCTTCCTGATCTTCCAGCACGACGTGATGGACGGCTTCCTCCAGCCCGCCGGCATCATCGGCTCGATCATCGGCGCCATCATCGTGCTGCTCATCTACGTGAAGGTCGGCGGTCGCAGCAACCGCAGCGTCCGCCGCTGA